The genomic window AGAACTTGCCCAACGCGCCGCGCGCGCGCGGCAATTGCGGCAGCGCAGGAGCAATGACCGAGGGTTTATTCCCTATGTGGTCAGCGCCCCAGCGATGCTTAGAAAAACCGGTTGAAAACCGAATGGTTAATAAAAAAACAGAAATTGAGTGTGTTGTTGAAGGTGAAAAAATGATGGATATGGTTAGTGAGATGACAACTGTTAGTCCGCTTCAAGCGATTGAGTTTGAAGATTTGCGAACCTCGGAAGAGCTGATCATTGAAACCCAGAATAGCTCTTACCGATTTTCGATCATCGACGTCCATCAACGTCGCGGCTTTTTGTCGGGCGGTTCGCTTGGCGACAAAAAGACCAAAGCGATTTTGATGGGAGCCATATGCAAAAAGGGAGACGCATACGTTACAGACCCTTGGGGATTGAAAACCGATGCGCGCGCATTTTTTTACCTGGAGACGGAATCGGGCATGAAACACTTGGTGACGTCCCTGATTACCAGACTCACACACGTAAGAAATGGCGAAGAGCAGAAATACCTGTTTTGACTTCGCGCCAACACTTTCACTCCCTGCTTTCAATTGGTCTGTGGTTCGTACCAAGCTTTATGAAAGAAGGGAATTTTATGAACATCCTGTTAGCTGAAGATGATTCGTCATCGCGCAAGATATTGCATGAAATGCTCGCCGAACTCGGGCATCAGGTCACGGTTTGTGAAGATGGCAAAGCCGCCTGGGAAGCCTTTCAACGCAATGATTATCGTTTGGTGGTTTCCGATTATTCGATGCCCCATTTAAACGGCGTCGAGTTATGTCAAAAAATTCGCAGCGCAAATAATCCTCACCATACTTATTTCATCTTGCAGACTTCCTGCTCGGAAAAAAGCGCGCTGCTCAAGGCGCTCGCTTCCGGGGTTGACGATATTTTGTTAAAACCGGTTGACCTTCATAAACTGCGAGCCAAATTGGAGGTCGCGGAAAAATTTTTTGAACTCGAACAACAAAGCCCATGTTCGGCGCAGGTTCTCGACGCTATCAAAGAAATGCTGATTAAGTCCTAACCTGACAAGCGACGAGCCGGGTTCGCGTTTCCAGCCTGATGGTAGTTGCAGCGTCAGCTTAGTAGGAAACGTCTTCATCAACTCCCCTTCTCTCCTCCGCCAACCTTTTTCGCCAAATCACCTGCACAAATTTCCGGCACTTTGATTTTCAAGGGCTGTGTTATATGCTTTTGCTCGCAGAACATCCCCAATTAACGCTATGGTTGTTTAACCTGAATTGCTTGCTATAAAACAAGGAGCAACGAGGTGTCATCTACAAAGAGCAAACGGCCTGGTACGAAATCGAAAGTAATGAAAGCGGTTTCTGTGAAACCTGCAAAAAACAAACTACCGCTAAGGAGTAAAGCGAAACCTATGGCTGAGGAAAGAAAGCAAATTGACGGCAAAGCCCCGTCTGCACAAACCGCAGAAGGCGCGGGCAGTCTCGATAAAGTCCGGGAAATCCTCTTCGGTTCACAAGCGCGCGATTATGAAAAACGCTTTGCCAAACTCGAAGAGCGATTGATTAAAGAATCCCATGATTTGAAGGACGAAGTGCGCAAACGCTTTGACGCGCTGGAAATTTATATCAAAAAAGAACTCGACAGCCTCTCCGATAAATTGAAAGCCGAACAGGGCGAACGCAAAGAGACCAATAATCAACTCGCCCGCGACCTCAAGGATTTAACTAAAGCCTTTGAGAAAAAGAGCACCCAACTCGACGATCAAATCACCAAAAATCAGCGCGATTTGCGCGAACAACTGCTCGACCAGTCGAAGCGACTTTCCGGTGATATTCGCCAGAAACAGCAGGAGGCATTGGACGCCTTGGAGCGAGAATCGCAGGAATTGCGTTACGAAAAAACTGACCGCGCGGCGCTTGCGGCAATGTTTACCGAACTCGCCATGCGGTTGAATAATGAATTCGCGATTCCGGGCGCGGAGGATTTAAGCAATGATTGAACTCTCTCTTCAGGAAAATGACCAACCTGATGAGACAGTTCAGAAACCGGACTTGCAAGCCCTTGATGAGTTTGGCGAACTGCGCGAACTGCTGCTTGCGGAAGACCGTGAGCAGTTCGCCAAACTTAAAGCGCGCATCGAAAATCCTCAACGTCGCGCCGAAGATTTAAGCAGTGTGCTCCCGGACAGCATCCTGCTCCGGGCGAAAAAAGATAAAGCCTTAACCAAAGCCTTAACCCCGACCGTCGAAGAATCCCTCAACGCTTCCGTCAAACGAAATCCCCGCGCCATTGCCGATGCCATCTTTCCAATTATTGGTCCGGCTATCCGCAAAGCCATCTCGAACGCCTTGCGCGAACTCGTGCAATCGCTCAATCAAGCCCTCGAATACAGCATCTCCATTAAAGGGGTGAAGTGGCGCATCGAAGCCTTGCGCACCGGGAAATCATTTGCCGAAGTGGTGCTCTCGCACACCCTGCGCTACCGGGTTGAACAGGTCTTTTTAATTCACATTGAAACCGGCTTGTTGTTACAACACGTTTCGGCAACCCACACCGTCACGCAAGACGCCGATATGGTTTCGGGAATGCTCACCGCGATTCAGGATTTCGTACACGATTCATTCGGCACGAAAAGCGGCGACG from Acidobacteriota bacterium includes these protein-coding regions:
- a CDS encoding response regulator, which encodes MNILLAEDDSSSRKILHEMLAELGHQVTVCEDGKAAWEAFQRNDYRLVVSDYSMPHLNGVELCQKIRSANNPHHTYFILQTSCSEKSALLKALASGVDDILLKPVDLHKLRAKLEVAEKFFELEQQSPCSAQVLDAIKEMLIKS